From Vitis vinifera cultivar Pinot Noir 40024 chromosome 5, ASM3070453v1, the proteins below share one genomic window:
- the LOC132253825 gene encoding uncharacterized protein LOC132253825, translating to MTLDIDNDALLCKVFPASLQGQALSWFHRLPPNSIGNFRDLSEAFVGQYLCSARHKQNINTLQNIKMQDNESLREFVKRFGQVVLQVEACSMDAVLQIFKRSICPDTPFFESLAKKPPTTMDDLFRRANKYSMLEDDVREATQQVMVAGQTARGTAERNAKLPDRPKPSDRRQKGLSRPERPPLTPLSLSYEKLLPMIQGLSDFRWPRPQGTDPSTRDHSKRCAFHKEHGHTTETCRSLQYLVERLIKAGHLKQYLRSDAEGKVTSQHYDPRAPRTPTAPKAVINYINGGPSDDKYDSRRKNQKLLRVASIRECINSIRPGLTGGGLTSFQLPNLSGRILGAFTRIDKKSFGMRMTNCWKPDSSEKWLIRSG from the exons atgacgctcgatattgacAACGACGCACTGCTGTGCAAAGTATTTCCCGCAAGCCTACAAGGGCAAGCCCtatcatggtttcatcgcctaccgcCCAACTCTATTGGCAACTTCAGGGATCTGTCCGAAGCTTTCGTCGGACAATACCTGTGCTCCGCTCGACACAAACAGAACATCAAcactctgcaaaacataaaaatgcaggacAATGAATCCTTAAGGGAATTCGTGAAGCGGTTTGGCCAAGTCGTGCTACAAGTAGAGGcttgcagcatggatgctgtcctacagatcttcaagcgaagtATCTGTCCAGacactccatttttcgaatcactaGCTAAAAAGCCTCCGACAACGATGGATGATTTGTTCCGACGtgccaacaaatattcaatgctcgaagatgatgTACGGGAAGCCACCCAGCAAGTCATGGTTGCTGGGCAAACAGCTAGAGGTACCGCGGAAAGGAACGCTAAACTTCCAGACCGGCCAAAGCCGTCTGACCGAAGGCAGAAGGGGCTAAGTCGCCCGGAAAGGCCGCCTCTCACACCTCTTTCCTTATCATATGAGAAACTTCTCCCTATGATCCAAGGcctgtccgacttcaggtggcccaGACCCCAAGGGACGGACCCATCCACAAGGGATCATAGCAAGAGATGTGCCTTCCACAAGGAACATGGCCACACAACAGAAACATGCAGAAGCCTCCAGTATCTGGTCGAGAGGCTCATCAAGGCAGGACATCTaaagcaatacctccgctcagaCGCTGAAGGAAAAGTCACTTCCCAACATTACGACCCTAGGGCCCCCAGGACCCCAACCGCCCCCAAGGCcgtcataaattatattaacgGAGGCCCATCTGACGATAAATACGACTCTAGGCGAAAAAATCAGAAGTTGTTGCGTGTCGCATCAATACGCGAATGCATCAACTCCATCCGACCTGGACTAACCGGagggg GCTTAACGTCTTTTCAACTGCCAAACCTGTCCGGCAGAATATTAGGCGctttcacccggatagacaaaaaGTCATTCGGAATGAGAATGACAAATTGctggaagccggattcatcagagaagtggCTTATCCGGAGTGGTTAG